A single Defluviitalea saccharophila DNA region contains:
- a CDS encoding ArsR/SmtB family transcription factor: protein MKHSYADYVPAIKAMSDETRLKIIDMLSCGEMCACDILEEFSISQSTLSYHMKILSESGLVNAVRDGAWMRYTLNKEKTDEVIAFFTCITNDKEDCICKKSKNKKSDNQCC, encoded by the coding sequence ATGAAACATTCATATGCAGATTATGTTCCTGCAATTAAGGCTATGTCAGATGAAACACGGTTAAAGATTATAGATATGCTATCGTGTGGAGAAATGTGCGCATGCGATATATTAGAAGAATTCAGTATTTCTCAATCCACTCTTAGTTATCATATGAAGATATTATCTGAAAGCGGTCTTGTAAATGCAGTACGTGATGGGGCTTGGATGAGATATACATTAAACAAGGAAAAAACGGATGAGGTTATAGCTTTCTTTACATGCATAACAAACGATAAAGAAGATTGTATTTGTAAAAAGAGCAAAAATAAAAAATCTGATAATCAATGTTGTTAA
- the arsD gene encoding arsenite efflux transporter metallochaperone ArsD encodes MKNIEIFDPAMCCSTGVCGPSIDPELLRVATVINSLKEKGIIIKRHGLSSEPQDFISNKVISEILQKEGADILPVTLADGEIVKTKSYPTNEEFSEWLGVEISTKPQKKSGCCGPKGCC; translated from the coding sequence ATGAAAAATATTGAGATTTTTGACCCAGCAATGTGTTGCTCGACAGGAGTTTGTGGACCATCTATTGACCCAGAGCTGTTAAGAGTAGCAACTGTTATTAATTCGCTTAAAGAAAAAGGGATTATTATAAAAAGGCATGGTTTGTCAAGTGAACCTCAGGATTTTATCTCCAATAAAGTTATAAGTGAAATTCTACAAAAGGAAGGAGCAGATATTCTTCCTGTAACACTGGCAGATGGTGAAATTGTAAAAACCAAAAGCTACCCAACAAACGAAGAGTTTTCAGAATGGTTAGGGGTGGAAATAAGCACAAAACCTCAAAAGAAGAGCGGCTGCTGCGGACCAAAGGGGTGCTGTTAA
- the arsA gene encoding arsenical pump-driving ATPase: MLKNNYEPFSLDGINLTKYMFFTGKGGVGKTSTACAVAVNLADNGKSVLLISTDPASNLQDVFNTELDGKGVPIDGVPGLVVANLNPEEAAREYRESVIAPYRGKLPDSVIVNMEEQLSGSCTVEIAAFDQFSNFITDKSTENKYDYIIFDTAPTGHTLRMLQLPSAWSNFISESTHGASCLGQLAGLQDKKDMYKNAVENLADKDKTTLILVSRPEETPLIEAERSSNELSELGINNQVLVINGILSEATDDVSIKMLDKQQKALENMPQGLKKFKIFTIPLRSYNVVGIDNIKTFLYSDDYTKNNFYSKSLNLRHLDVLIEDIYRAGKKVIFTMGKGGVGKTTIAATIAVALARKGVKVHLTSTDPANHLKYVVEDTENIKLSKIDEKQELLRYQNEVLSKARETMSEDDVAYVEEDLRSPCTQEIAVFRAFAEIVDKAENEVVIIDTAPTGHTLLLLDSTQSYHKEVQRTKGETPISVQRLLPRLRDEKQTEVIIVTLPEATPVFEAQRLGDDLNRAGINNKWWVVNQCLSLTNTKNSMLIARADAEKQWLEKVKQISSDNFVAIPWFQDASIENIVNFSGGSKSDE; encoded by the coding sequence ATGTTAAAGAATAATTATGAGCCATTTAGTTTAGATGGGATAAATCTGACTAAGTATATGTTTTTCACAGGAAAGGGTGGTGTAGGTAAAACCTCAACCGCTTGTGCTGTGGCAGTAAATTTAGCTGATAATGGAAAAAGTGTTCTCCTTATAAGCACTGATCCTGCATCCAATTTGCAGGATGTTTTTAATACTGAGCTTGATGGCAAAGGTGTGCCGATTGATGGAGTGCCGGGTTTAGTTGTGGCGAATCTTAACCCAGAGGAAGCTGCCAGAGAGTATAGGGAATCGGTTATTGCTCCATATAGGGGGAAGTTGCCGGATAGTGTAATTGTAAATATGGAGGAACAACTCTCAGGTTCATGTACAGTTGAAATTGCCGCTTTTGACCAGTTTTCGAACTTCATCACTGATAAATCCACAGAGAATAAATACGATTATATTATTTTTGATACTGCTCCCACAGGGCACACACTTCGTATGCTGCAATTACCATCAGCCTGGAGTAATTTTATCAGTGAAAGTACACATGGGGCGTCATGTTTAGGTCAGCTCGCTGGACTTCAAGATAAAAAGGATATGTATAAGAATGCGGTTGAAAACCTTGCAGATAAAGATAAAACAACTTTGATATTGGTATCAAGGCCGGAGGAAACTCCTTTGATTGAAGCTGAACGTTCAAGCAATGAGCTTAGTGAGCTAGGGATAAACAATCAGGTTTTAGTTATCAATGGTATACTGAGTGAAGCAACTGACGATGTTTCGATTAAAATGTTAGATAAGCAGCAAAAGGCTTTGGAAAATATGCCACAGGGTTTAAAAAAGTTTAAAATTTTCACTATACCACTTCGTTCCTATAACGTTGTAGGTATTGATAATATTAAAACATTTTTATATAGTGACGATTACACAAAAAATAATTTTTATAGCAAATCCTTAAATTTAAGACACCTAGATGTTCTGATTGAAGATATTTATAGGGCAGGTAAAAAAGTGATATTTACAATGGGCAAAGGCGGTGTTGGAAAAACAACTATTGCTGCAACCATTGCTGTGGCTCTTGCTAGAAAGGGTGTTAAGGTACATTTAACATCTACAGACCCAGCTAATCATCTCAAATATGTGGTTGAAGATACTGAAAATATTAAGCTAAGTAAAATAGATGAAAAGCAGGAACTATTGCGATATCAAAATGAGGTATTAAGTAAGGCTCGTGAAACAATGAGCGAAGATGATGTTGCTTATGTTGAAGAGGATTTACGCTCTCCATGCACACAGGAGATTGCAGTATTTAGAGCATTTGCTGAGATTGTTGACAAGGCTGAAAACGAAGTTGTAATAATTGATACTGCACCAACGGGTCACACGCTTCTGTTGCTTGATTCTACACAGAGTTATCATAAAGAGGTTCAGAGAACAAAAGGTGAAACGCCAATATCTGTTCAAAGATTACTTCCAAGACTTCGGGATGAGAAACAAACAGAGGTTATTATTGTTACATTACCTGAAGCAACACCGGTATTTGAAGCTCAGAGACTGGGTGATGACCTGAATAGAGCGGGAATTAATAACAAATGGTGGGTGGTTAATCAGTGCCTTTCATTGACGAATACTAAAAATAGTATGTTAATAGCTCGCGCTGATGCTGAAAAGCAATGGCTGGAAAAAGTTAAGCAAATAAGTTCTGATAACTTTGTTGCAATCCCCTGGTTTCAGGATGCATCAATTGAAAATATAGTGAACTTTTCTGGAGGTAGTAAAAGTGATGAATAA
- a CDS encoding DUF2703 domain-containing protein encodes MWQWLLRTRTEKKRQIIIDFLYLDLSVCKRCQGTETNLEDAVNEVSTVLRAAGFDIVLNKININSRELAIEYHFLSSPTIRVNGRDIALEVKESSCKECGDLCGDSVDCRVWVQDGIEYTEPPKSIIINAILKEVYDGHSSIPLTNEKYEIPQNLITFFDSLERKED; translated from the coding sequence TTGTGGCAGTGGCTGCTGCGGACAAGAACAGAAAAAAAAAGGCAGATTATAATAGATTTTCTTTATCTTGATCTGAGTGTATGTAAGAGGTGTCAAGGAACTGAAACTAATCTTGAGGATGCAGTTAATGAAGTATCAACGGTATTAAGAGCGGCAGGGTTTGATATAGTATTGAATAAGATTAATATAAATTCAAGGGAGTTAGCCATTGAATACCATTTTTTGAGTTCACCAACAATTCGTGTAAATGGCAGGGATATTGCTCTTGAGGTTAAGGAATCTTCCTGCAAGGAATGTGGAGATCTATGTGGCGACTCTGTGGATTGCAGAGTTTGGGTGCAGGATGGTATAGAGTATACGGAACCACCAAAATCCATAATTATTAACGCAATTTTGAAAGAAGTTTATGATGGCCATAGTTCAATTCCCTTGACAAATGAGAAATATGAAATCCCACAAAACTTAATTACATTTTTTGATAGCTTAGAAAGAAAGGAGGATTGA
- the arsB gene encoding ACR3 family arsenite efflux transporter yields the protein MSKERNSGIGFFEKYLTVWVILCMFAGVLIGKFLPGIPAFLGRFEYANVSIPMAILIWLMIYPMMLKVDFQSIRNVGKNPKGLFVTWITNWLIKPFTMFGIAWLFFFVIFKSLIPAELAQDYLAGAILLGAAPCTAMVFVWSYLTKGNAAYTVVQVATNDLIILIAFTPIVAFLLGVGGVTIPWDTLILSVVLFVVIPLAGGIITRNYITKRRGLDYFENSFIPKFGNVTTIGLLLTLIIIFSFQGDVILNNPLHIVLIAIPLIIQTFLIFFIAYLASKVIKLPHEIAAPAGMIGASNFFELAVAVAIALFGTQSPAALATIVGVLTEVPVMLILVKIANNTRHWFPEKS from the coding sequence ATGAGTAAGGAACGTAATAGTGGAATTGGATTTTTTGAAAAGTACTTAACCGTATGGGTTATTTTATGTATGTTTGCAGGTGTATTGATTGGAAAGTTTTTACCCGGAATTCCAGCGTTTTTAGGACGTTTTGAATATGCAAATGTTTCAATACCTATGGCGATTTTAATCTGGCTTATGATATATCCAATGATGCTAAAAGTAGATTTTCAAAGTATTAGAAATGTAGGAAAAAATCCTAAGGGGCTTTTTGTTACATGGATAACTAACTGGTTGATAAAGCCTTTTACCATGTTCGGCATTGCATGGCTGTTTTTCTTTGTAATTTTTAAATCTCTAATTCCGGCAGAATTGGCACAAGACTATCTTGCGGGAGCAATACTTCTTGGAGCAGCACCGTGTACAGCGATGGTATTTGTATGGAGTTATTTGACCAAAGGCAACGCAGCTTATACCGTCGTGCAAGTGGCAACAAATGATCTTATAATTCTCATAGCTTTCACGCCTATAGTTGCGTTTCTTCTAGGTGTGGGCGGCGTAACCATACCCTGGGACACTCTTATTTTATCTGTAGTATTGTTTGTTGTTATCCCGCTAGCTGGTGGCATAATTACCCGTAATTACATCACAAAAAGGCGAGGACTCGATTACTTTGAGAATAGCTTTATACCGAAGTTTGGGAATGTCACCACCATAGGTCTATTGCTAACATTAATAATAATCTTTTCATTCCAGGGCGATGTAATTCTGAATAATCCACTGCATATTGTTTTAATTGCTATACCATTAATTATTCAGACTTTCCTAATCTTTTTCATTGCATATCTAGCAAGCAAGGTTATAAAACTACCTCATGAGATAGCAGCGCCTGCTGGTATGATTGGTGCCTCTAACTTTTTTGAACTGGCAGTTGCCGTTGCGATTGCATTGTTTGGAACACAAAGCCCAGCTGCACTTGCTACCATTGTAGGGGTTCTAACAGAAGTGCCTGTTATGTTGATATTAGTAAAGATAGCGAATAATACAAGGCACTGGTTTCCAGAAAAAAGCTAG
- a CDS encoding arsenate reductase ArsC, with product MSNKLKVAFICVHNSCRSQIAEALGKHFAGDIFESYSAGTETKPQINQDAVRLMKELYDIDMEKTQHSKLLDEIPPVDIVITMGCNVECPYLPCKHREDWGLDDPTGKSDEEFKKVISTIETKIKELKAKLKS from the coding sequence GTGAGTAATAAACTAAAGGTCGCATTTATATGTGTTCATAATTCATGTCGAAGCCAAATAGCCGAGGCACTTGGTAAGCACTTTGCAGGAGATATATTTGAAAGCTACTCTGCTGGCACAGAAACAAAACCTCAAATTAACCAGGATGCTGTGCGCCTAATGAAAGAGCTTTATGATATAGATATGGAGAAAACTCAACATTCAAAGTTGCTTGATGAAATACCTCCAGTAGATATTGTTATTACAATGGGGTGTAATGTGGAATGCCCTTACCTTCCATGTAAACACAGGGAAGATTGGGGGTTGGATGATCCTACAGGTAAGAGTGATGAGGAATTTAAAAAAGTAATATCAACTATAGAAACAAAAATAAAAGAGTTAAAAGCAAAACTAAAGTCATAA
- the ltrA gene encoding group II intron reverse transcriptase/maturase: MIAEKAINTHEKVRDFQNRLYLTAKADRKRRFYALYDKIYRNDILEEAWKRVKQNGGTGGIDKVSIDDVKTYGEEKLLGEIAEELRTGKYRCKPVRRSYIPKPDGRKRALGIPTIKDRIVQMATKIVIEPVFEADFQPCSYGFRPKRSAKQAMDRIFEVSDKGGALWVIDADIKDYFGSINHDKLLLLVKQRITDRRVLKLIKGWLKAGVLENGRYSESTLGAPQGGVISPLLSNIYLNYFDVYWNKAFGHLGELVRYADDFVILCKRLSHAEEAFRAVKWIMGKLELTLHSEKTRLVDMYFGKDSFDFLGFNNRFQRFRNKNWQWYWTLQQIPSKKAMKKMRANIKEVFASPSKLLLSMEEMVKLLNPKIIGMRNYYTRRFTRPWLWKIDKYINFKFTRWYNRKKQRNYRLGNAAKVRELTKQAGLASMCG; the protein is encoded by the coding sequence GTGATTGCCGAAAAAGCTATAAACACCCATGAAAAAGTACGAGACTTCCAAAACAGACTATACCTTACAGCCAAAGCTGACCGAAAGAGAAGGTTCTATGCGTTGTATGACAAGATATACCGTAACGATATCTTAGAAGAAGCATGGAAACGGGTAAAACAGAATGGTGGAACAGGCGGTATTGATAAAGTCAGCATTGATGATGTGAAAACGTACGGCGAAGAAAAACTGCTGGGCGAAATAGCGGAAGAATTGAGGACTGGGAAGTACCGGTGTAAGCCTGTCAGACGAAGTTATATTCCAAAACCGGATGGTAGAAAAAGAGCATTGGGGATACCTACGATTAAGGACAGAATAGTACAGATGGCAACAAAGATAGTGATAGAGCCTGTGTTTGAAGCAGATTTTCAACCCTGTTCGTATGGATTTAGACCGAAAAGAAGTGCCAAACAAGCAATGGACAGGATATTTGAAGTTTCTGACAAAGGTGGTGCACTATGGGTAATAGATGCTGACATAAAAGATTATTTTGGTAGCATCAATCATGATAAGCTACTTTTGCTAGTCAAACAAAGAATAACTGACCGTAGAGTGTTAAAGCTGATAAAAGGCTGGTTAAAAGCGGGGGTATTGGAAAACGGTAGGTATAGTGAGAGCACACTGGGAGCACCACAGGGAGGAGTTATTTCTCCACTATTGTCCAATATATATCTGAATTATTTTGATGTGTATTGGAATAAAGCCTTTGGACATCTGGGTGAATTAGTGCGTTATGCAGATGATTTTGTGATATTGTGCAAGAGGTTATCTCATGCAGAAGAAGCCTTTCGCGCTGTGAAGTGGATAATGGGAAAGCTGGAACTAACACTACATAGTGAGAAGACAAGGCTAGTTGATATGTATTTCGGAAAGGACAGTTTTGATTTTCTTGGCTTCAATAATAGATTTCAGCGTTTTAGAAATAAAAACTGGCAGTGGTATTGGACGCTACAACAGATACCGTCTAAGAAGGCTATGAAGAAAATGAGGGCTAACATAAAAGAGGTGTTTGCCAGTCCAAGCAAGCTACTGTTAAGTATGGAAGAGATGGTGAAGCTACTCAATCCTAAAATCATTGGCATGAGAAACTATTATACCAGAAGATTTACCAGACCATGGTTATGGAAGATAGATAAGTATATCAATTTCAAGTTTACTCGGTGGTACAATCGGAAGAAACAACGCAATTATAGGCTAGGAAATGCAGCAAAGGTCAGAGAATTGACTAAACAGGCAGGACTAGCAAGTATGTGTGGCTGA
- a CDS encoding AraC family transcriptional regulator produces MNYFNVINDSIEFIESEIKNSISLDQLSERANISKYHLIRIFKALTGKTPKEYIDERKLTEAMKLIENHGWNIAEAAFEYGFESHEVFSRRFKNVYGLKPSEVKKGRGNINKFERIHVVERDFTNSNNKLFPSFTIKEQCEQKIIGRRILFNPYDTNQIQSITKFAEDFVEEYSQIKPLENLYGVVCSEGAGQEQMCYFSGTKTEESNQPFKMESISLPASDYAVFTYTGNMANIYDVIFADVCTTLTLTGMQFNKTTIDLYEFYNKDYHQTKKFNIYIPVR; encoded by the coding sequence ATGAATTACTTTAATGTCATTAATGATTCAATTGAATTTATTGAATCAGAAATCAAAAATTCAATTTCTCTTGACCAGCTATCAGAAAGAGCTAATATCTCGAAATATCATCTTATTCGTATATTCAAAGCTTTAACTGGTAAAACACCTAAGGAATACATCGATGAAAGAAAGCTTACTGAAGCAATGAAGTTAATTGAAAATCATGGATGGAATATCGCTGAAGCTGCCTTTGAATACGGGTTTGAATCCCATGAGGTTTTTTCAAGAAGGTTTAAAAATGTGTATGGGCTAAAACCCTCTGAAGTAAAGAAAGGTAGAGGCAACATTAATAAGTTTGAACGCATTCATGTAGTTGAAAGAGACTTTACCAATAGCAACAACAAACTTTTTCCTTCCTTTACTATTAAAGAACAGTGTGAACAGAAAATCATTGGAAGGAGAATTCTTTTTAACCCTTATGATACGAACCAGATTCAAAGTATTACTAAGTTTGCAGAGGATTTTGTAGAGGAATATTCTCAAATAAAGCCCTTAGAGAATCTTTATGGTGTTGTTTGCAGCGAAGGGGCAGGACAGGAGCAAATGTGTTATTTTTCAGGCACAAAAACAGAAGAGAGCAATCAGCCATTCAAGATGGAGAGTATTAGTCTGCCTGCTTCCGACTATGCAGTGTTTACTTATACTGGCAATATGGCGAATATTTACGATGTCATATTTGCTGATGTATGTACGACTCTGACTCTCACCGGAATGCAATTTAATAAGACAACCATTGATTTGTATGAGTTTTATAATAAGGATTATCACCAGACAAAAAAATTCAACATCTATATCCCGGTAAGATAA
- a CDS encoding linear amide C-N hydrolase translates to MCTVLFMKTEAGFLLGKNNDNFFSEGILFTNRRGIIKSALIMPPCNPLQWKVKYGSLSFSQCGKELPVGGMNEAGLVVEQTTLPDTKYPEYRGGAGVGELQSIQYLLDTCVDVQEAIRYIENTEICQPTWPIHYVIADASGNMAVIEYIQRERKIFTGKNIAAKVVTNSRYDKANALYLQNNSDIRCENEYEYNSLQRFYKAADILNSTEYFDISSAFMYLEQLERIDTVWNIIYDPQNLNIYFRTKDSVEIKNVNLREIDFGEKSQPLLFPLSYPIEGNINCKFMKYSREKNSELINKFFKNELVASVMGITIPDELLEYLASYPELMEEANQYH, encoded by the coding sequence ATGTGTACGGTATTATTTATGAAAACCGAAGCTGGATTTCTGCTCGGTAAAAACAATGATAATTTCTTTAGCGAAGGGATATTGTTTACCAATAGAAGAGGGATTATTAAGAGCGCATTAATAATGCCTCCATGCAATCCCCTACAGTGGAAGGTAAAGTATGGAAGTCTGAGTTTTTCGCAGTGCGGTAAGGAACTGCCTGTGGGAGGAATGAATGAAGCAGGATTAGTTGTTGAGCAAACAACCCTCCCTGATACTAAGTATCCAGAATATAGAGGAGGAGCAGGTGTTGGAGAACTTCAGTCCATACAATATTTGCTGGACACCTGTGTAGATGTTCAGGAAGCCATCCGATATATAGAGAATACAGAGATCTGCCAACCCACATGGCCCATCCATTATGTTATAGCGGATGCGTCCGGCAATATGGCTGTCATTGAATATATCCAGAGAGAAAGAAAAATTTTCACTGGAAAAAATATCGCTGCAAAAGTTGTGACCAACAGTAGGTATGATAAGGCTAATGCTTTGTATCTTCAAAATAACTCAGATATACGATGTGAAAACGAATATGAATATAATTCTCTTCAGCGTTTTTATAAAGCAGCAGATATCCTGAATTCAACTGAGTATTTTGATATTTCTTCTGCATTTATGTACTTAGAGCAACTGGAACGCATTGATACTGTATGGAACATCATCTATGATCCACAGAACTTAAATATCTATTTTAGAACAAAAGACTCTGTAGAGATTAAAAATGTCAACCTCAGAGAAATTGATTTTGGAGAAAAATCACAGCCATTGTTATTTCCTCTTTCATATCCAATAGAGGGGAATATCAATTGCAAATTCATGAAGTATTCTAGAGAGAAAAACAGTGAACTGATAAACAAATTTTTTAAAAATGAATTAGTGGCGTCAGTGATGGGCATTACAATACCAGATGAATTGCTGGAATACTTGGCTTCATATCCCGAGCTTATGGAGGAAGCTAATCAATACCACTGA
- a CDS encoding S-layer homology domain-containing protein produces MVEFGAPAWGNASSWATNELKKADELGLIPDSLKGADLTKPITRAEFSAMSVKVFEALSGTKAIPAVNNPFTDIKDVEVLKAYNLGITTGTATDKFSPNVLLNREQAATMLTRVFKRVTLVGWTIQTDSQFTLPYTKVAPFADDDKISSWAKDSVYFMVANNIINGTGNNKFSPRATMTEEEARDYASATREQALLMAVRMVENLK; encoded by the coding sequence GTGGTTGAGTTTGGAGCTCCTGCCTGGGGCAATGCTTCATCTTGGGCTACAAATGAGCTCAAGAAAGCCGATGAGTTGGGTCTTATCCCCGATTCTTTGAAAGGAGCAGATTTGACCAAACCCATCACCCGAGCAGAGTTTTCGGCAATGAGTGTAAAAGTTTTCGAAGCCCTCTCCGGTACAAAGGCTATTCCCGCTGTTAATAACCCCTTCACAGACATAAAAGATGTGGAGGTCTTAAAAGCATACAATCTCGGCATTACAACAGGCACTGCAACAGATAAGTTCAGTCCAAATGTACTGCTGAACCGTGAACAGGCAGCTACCATGCTGACCCGTGTATTCAAAAGAGTGACTCTTGTAGGCTGGACCATTCAGACCGACAGCCAATTTACTCTTCCCTACACCAAGGTAGCACCTTTTGCGGATGACGACAAGATATCCAGTTGGGCAAAAGACAGCGTATATTTTATGGTCGCAAATAACATTATCAACGGTACAGGAAATAATAAGTTCAGCCCCCGTGCTACGATGACCGAAGAAGAAGCAAGAGATTATGCAAGCGCCACCAGAGAACAAGCTCTATTAATGGCAGTACGCATGGTAGAAAATCTTAAATAA
- a CDS encoding DUF4230 domain-containing protein, with amino-acid sequence MGGLNPINTSKQKARLFIIVLATVLVTVVVTSVLFQKGHEKKENVQIITVSTLEKIIKVSELSTFTAVYNGIAEVKNKNNPDLTDYFVSYEARVNAGIDFDKIAITVDDEAKIIKVDIPDAYITDINVDISSLDFIFYNQHANKSTITQEAFKACEADVQEESEKEDAILKLAQQNAVNVIKALVNPIIEQLDANYTLVIE; translated from the coding sequence ATGGGAGGATTGAATCCAATAAATACTTCGAAACAAAAAGCAAGATTATTCATTATTGTTCTTGCAACGGTGCTTGTCACTGTTGTAGTTACATCTGTCCTTTTCCAAAAGGGACATGAAAAAAAGGAGAATGTGCAGATAATAACAGTTTCTACCCTGGAAAAAATCATCAAAGTCAGTGAACTATCTACTTTTACTGCTGTATACAATGGGATTGCTGAAGTGAAGAACAAAAATAATCCTGATCTGACCGACTATTTTGTATCGTATGAGGCACGAGTAAATGCAGGAATTGACTTTGATAAAATTGCTATTACAGTGGATGATGAGGCCAAAATCATAAAGGTAGATATTCCGGATGCTTATATTACCGACATCAATGTGGATATATCCTCCCTGGATTTTATTTTCTACAACCAACATGCAAACAAGTCAACAATAACGCAGGAGGCGTTTAAAGCTTGTGAAGCAGATGTTCAGGAAGAAAGTGAGAAGGAGGATGCCATTCTTAAACTGGCTCAGCAAAATGCTGTAAATGTAATAAAGGCACTGGTTAATCCGATTATAGAACAGTTAGATGCCAACTATACTTTGGTGATTGAATAA
- a CDS encoding DUF4230 domain-containing protein, protein MKKILVLLLTAIILVISTSCKQAEPEPINMEPKVSQMKSICELAVMECYYHNVAKLKEEDAEGILWWKKDKHFWIEYSGIVKLGIDASLVTMEVNGTQIKITLPEAKVLGCKVDSTSLQEDSYIVDVKSATISAEDEVKAFAVAQQQLEENAASNRALLAEAQQRAQTLLEEYIINIGNALGQEYSIQWVYLDSQGKPLSSTINTPITENEPANTENSSN, encoded by the coding sequence ATGAAAAAAATATTAGTTCTTTTACTAACAGCTATTATACTAGTGATAAGCACATCTTGCAAACAAGCAGAACCAGAGCCTATCAACATGGAACCAAAGGTATCGCAAATGAAATCTATTTGTGAGTTGGCTGTAATGGAGTGCTATTACCACAATGTTGCAAAATTAAAAGAGGAAGACGCGGAAGGAATACTCTGGTGGAAGAAAGACAAGCATTTCTGGATAGAGTACAGTGGCATAGTAAAATTGGGTATAGATGCATCATTGGTAACCATGGAAGTAAACGGGACACAAATCAAAATAACGCTTCCAGAAGCCAAAGTACTTGGTTGTAAAGTAGATTCTACATCCCTTCAAGAAGATTCGTATATTGTAGATGTCAAATCTGCAACCATAAGTGCGGAAGATGAAGTAAAAGCTTTTGCAGTAGCCCAGCAACAGTTAGAAGAAAACGCAGCCAGCAATAGGGCACTTTTGGCAGAAGCACAGCAAAGAGCACAAACATTACTGGAAGAATATATCATCAATATTGGAAATGCCTTGGGCCAAGAATATTCTATTCAATGGGTTTATCTGGATTCTCAAGGGAAGCCCCTTAGTAGCACTATTAACACACCTATTACTGAAAATGAACCAGCCAATACAGAGAATTCCTCTAATTAA
- a CDS encoding copper homeostasis protein CutC, producing the protein MKKYILEACVDSVESAIAALKGGANRLELCSSLIIGGTTPSIGLFRQVKELCNVPIHVLIRPRYGDFHYTEKEQQVMIADVEIFQKEGASGVVIGVLNPDGSLNEQFMREVKKRAKGMSITLHRAFDVCANPLETMEKAIELGIDTILTSGQRNHCLEGMNLITDLVKKAANRIDIMIGGGVNASVIKELYPITHATSYHMSGKSIKPSGMTYRKEGISMGVASLDEYSIWQTEEENIKAAKEILEQYVI; encoded by the coding sequence ATGAAAAAGTACATACTGGAGGCATGTGTTGATTCGGTGGAGTCAGCCATTGCTGCATTAAAAGGCGGAGCCAATCGGTTGGAATTATGCAGTAGTCTTATTATCGGTGGAACTACACCTAGTATTGGTTTATTCCGGCAAGTAAAAGAACTCTGCAATGTTCCAATTCATGTATTAATTCGGCCAAGATATGGCGATTTTCACTATACTGAGAAGGAACAGCAGGTCATGATAGCTGATGTTGAGATATTTCAAAAAGAAGGGGCATCAGGAGTTGTGATAGGTGTTCTGAATCCAGATGGCAGTCTTAATGAACAATTTATGCGAGAAGTAAAAAAGAGAGCAAAAGGAATGTCTATCACCCTGCATCGTGCTTTTGATGTATGTGCTAATCCATTGGAAACTATGGAAAAAGCGATTGAGCTAGGCATAGATACCATATTAACCTCTGGTCAAAGAAACCATTGTTTAGAGGGAATGAATTTAATCACAGATTTAGTAAAAAAAGCTGCAAATCGTATTGATATTATGATAGGCGGAGGAGTCAATGCCAGTGTGATTAAAGAGTTATATCCCATAACCCATGCAACCTCTTACCATATGTCAGGAAAATCAATAAAACCCAGTGGGATGACTTATCGTAAAGAGGGAATATCCATGGGCGTAGCATCCTTGGACGAATATTCAATTTGGCAGACAGAGGAAGAGAATATCAAAGCAGCGAAGGAAATTTTAGAACAATACGTAATATGA